Below is a genomic region from Luoshenia tenuis.
CCGCCAGGGTGCGCAGCAGGTCAAACTGGAAGGGCGAAAAATCCTGCGCCTCGTCCACCACGGTATGGCGGATAGCCATCTCCTCGTGCAGGCCGTAGAGATAGCGGCGGATCAGCACCAGGGCGGGCAGATCCTCCTCGGCGGCGCGCCCGGCCTGAAGCGCGGGCAGGGCTACCCGCGAAAGGGCGGCCCAGGCTTGCGGATCGATCCCCTGCGGCACGGGGCCGGAGAGAAAGGCGATATAGGCATCCATCACCCGGGGTGGGGTGAGCGCCGCGGCGGCCGCAGCGGGATAGACCCGGATCTGCTCGCGCAGGGCATGAACGGCCTGATCCCGCTGGGCGTAGATGCGCTGCATAGCGGCCCGGCGCTGGGGGCTGTCCTCCGGGGAGGTGCGGCGCAGCAGCAGCGCCATGGCGGCGGCCCGCTCCTCCCGCGCGGCGATCAGCGCCCCCAGCATCTCGCTTACCCGGCGGCGCAGGGGTTTTTTCAGCTCCTCCATCCGCCGCTTAAGGGGGAAGGGTTTGAGGTCCTGAAGATAGAGCCTTAGCACCTCCTCACCCGAGAGCACGGTCTGCCCCTCCAGCGTAAAGCCCTCCTTAGGCGGCAGGCTGCGTTCTACCTGCTCCAAGTAGCGCGCCACCGCGTCCCGGAAGGCCAGCGTGCCCCGCAGGCGGGCCGCCAAGGCCAGATCCTGCTTTTGCGCCTGGGGCGCGGCGGGGTCCAGCAGGGTAAAGAGCGGGTCCTCGGTTTGCAGGCGGGGCATATCCTTGCCCAGCAGGCGGGCACATAGCTGGGGGAATGTCCACTGGCGCACCTGGTCCACGCCCAGCTCCGGCAGAACGGCGGAGATATAGTCCAAAAACAGGGGGCTGGGGGCCAGGATCAGCATCTGCGAAGGGGCCAGCTCCCCCCGGTGGACGTATAAAAGGTAGGCGATGCGGTGCAGGGCGATGGTGGTTTTTCCGCTGCCGGCGGCGCCCTGCACCACCACCGGGCCGCGCAGCGGGGCGCGGATGATGTCGTTCTGCTCGCGCTGGATGGTGGAGACGATGTCTTTAAGCCGGTCGTCCTTGCTCTGGCCCAGCACGTTTTGCAGGTAGGCGTCCTGCGCCACCACGTCGGTATCAAAGATGGTTTGCAACTGGCCGTCCTGTATGGTCATCAACCGCTTAAGGCTAAGTTCCCCTTCGATCTCCCCATCCGGCGCCCGGTAGGAGACCTGGCCCAGCTGCCCGGCGTAGTACAGGTTGGCCAGCGGCGCGCGCCAGTCGATCACCCAGGGGGTCTGGGTGCGGCTGTCCAGCACCCCGGCCTTGCCGATATAGTAGGCGGTAGGGGCGGTTTCGCCGCTCTGGGTAAAATCCACACGGGTAAAATAGGGGGCCTTTGCGGCCAGCTGCAGGTTGTGGAGGGCCTGGGACGTCATGCGGTATTGCAATTCGTGCAGCATCAGGGCCGCACCCTCGCCGCTGCGGCGGCGGGTATCCTCCAGCGCCTCCCGGCGCTCGCGCTCCTCCTCGCGGGCCAGGCCGGTCTCCCGGGCGATGAGGGAGAGGGTTTTTTGCAGGTGCGCCTGCTCCTGCGGATATGCGGGATGATCTTGCAAAGACATGAGCAGCCCTCCTTTATCAAAATAATCTGCCCTGCGGGCAGCAAAATACGCCCCGCGGCCTGGAAGGCCGGGGGTGCAAAGCGCGCAGGGAATTAATATTATAGCATGCCGGGTGCGAATGTAAAGGGGACCGCAAAAAAAGACAGCGCCCCTAGACCGCCGGGCGCGAAAGACGCGGCCCAAAGCATGGGTTTATCAATGCCGATCAAGGCTTCCTGCCCTGTGATGCGGAGCTTGCGCGGGGAAGCTATTGACAACTACCGGGCCCGGCTATTCTCAAGCCGCGCGAGTCGGGCGTAGCTGTGAGGTGAGGCGGGAGATGCTTCGCGTAGCCTTACGGCCTCGCTCTGAATGGCAAGGCTATCGCCCTATTAGCCGCTCCCGGGCTATCGCCCCCTCATCCGCTCCTGATTTCCTATGTTTCCCCTATTCTCTCGCCCACCATAAACTAGCCGCCCTCTGTTCCGAATGACAATGTAGCGAGTGCTAAAGTTTAGGTTTTCATACAATGGCATCTCTCCCTCCGGCGCACCCAACGGGTGCGCCACCTCCCTCGTCAAAGGGAGGCAAGTGGGGGTTAAATCAAAGGGCATAGCATTCCTCTCTCTGTCATTCCGAGCATAAGCGAGGAATCTCCTGATCTCCTGAGCAGCCCCGCCCGCACCGCGTAGCACAGGGGCCACCCCTGCCGCGCAGGTTCAGCGCCGCTTTCCTGCCTATGCCCTGAGATTCTTCACTTCGGCTTCGCCTTCGTTCTGAATGACAGGCTTGCGCATAAACCTATCCTTTCCCGCGCAGATTATCGTTTCTAATTCTGTCATTCCGAAGCCGTAAGCGAGGAATCTCTTTACGCCCTGTTGGCCTTGCCTGCATCACGTAGCCATAGGTCAAACACTGCTTTCTCGCCCATGCACGAGATTCTTCGCTCCCTCTGAATGGCAAAAGCCGTGCAGCGTGCATGAACTTAAGGGCGGCGGACCGAAACCAGCTGACGAACCGGTTTGCAGGGAGGAAAAGCGGCCGGGTGCGTCGAATAATATAGGCGTTGTATAGACATTGTAGGGACATCGTATAAATGAACGAGGGCATTGCCTTTATCGGGCGGCGGGGCCGCACGGGGGAAAGGAGAACGGGTTATCGTGCTTCCGATGGAGAAGATCAACCGCATCAACGCCCTGGCGCACAAATCCCGCACACAGGGGTTGAGCGAGGCGGAAAAGCAGGAGCAGCTGGCCCTGCGGGCGGAATACCTGCAGGCGCTGCGCAAAAATGTGAGCGCGATGCTGGACAACGTGATCATAGAGGAAGAGGACGGGACGCGCCACAGGCCGGCCAAGCGCAAGGAACGGTAAAGCCGCTTAAGATTTTAGGCGGCTTTCTCATTACGGGATAAAGGAGGCGGCAAAAAAGTGTTTGACTGCCATATGCACACCCATCTTTCGGGAGATTCGCAGGCGCGTTTGGATGAGATGTGCCAGGCCGCGCTGCAAAAGGGCATCGGCACCCTTTGCACCACCGAGCACGTGGATATCGGCCATCCGGACAAAGAGACGTTGTTTTTGTGCGAGCCCTACCGGGAGCGCGAGCAGATTGAAAGGGCGCGGGAGCGGTTTGCGCAGCTGAAGATCCTTTGGGGATTGGAGGTGGGGTACATGCCCGCCACCATTGTCCAGACCCGGCTGTACGCGCAGCGGTACGAGCTTGATTACCTGCTGTACTCAGTGCACGTGGCGGGGGAATGGGATTGCTACGATAAAGAGTATTATGAGGGGCTGACCCGCCGCCAGGCCTACCTGCGCTACCTGGACGCCGTGATCGACTCGCTGGACGCCTGGGATGGGTTCGACTGCATGGGGCACTTGGGCTATATCGCCAAATGCGCGCCCTATGAGGACCCGGCCCTGCGCCTGGGGGACTACCGGGAGGCGGTGGAGGCGATCCTGCAAAGGCTGGTGCGGATGGGCAAGGGACTGGAGATCAACACCTCCAGCTTCCCCAAGACCGGCGGGCCCATGCCGGAGGCGGATATTTTGCGCCGCTACCGGGAGATGGGGGGAGAGATCGCCACCATCGGCTCGGACGCGCACGCGCCCGAAGCGGTGGGCCAGCACTTTAAGGCGGCGCTGGAGCTGGCCCGGACGGCGGGCTTTGAGCGGCTTTGCTACTTTGAAGGGCGCAGGCCTGTATTTGAACCGATCGATAAAATGATGGCCGCGCTGCGGTAAAAAGGGGGATGTGGGGATGAACCAATTATTTGAGACCTTTACCCTGAAGGGCAGGACGGCGCCTAACCGGCTGATGCTACCGCCCATGCTGACCCGCAGGGACGACCGGGAGCTAAACGGCCGCGCGGACGCGGGGCACGTGGCCCATTACGGCGCGCGGGCCAGGGGCGGCGCGGGGCTTGTGGTGGTGGAGTGCACCGCCATCGCCCCTGAGGCGCGGCTGGGCCGGGGCGAGCTGGGCCTATGGGAGGACGGGCAGATTGAAGGGATGGCGGCCATCGCCCGGGCGGTAAAGGCGGCGGGCAGCTTATGCTTTGTGCAGCTGCACCACGCCGGGTTCAAGGCGGCTGCGACGGTGACTGATGATCTGACCGCGCCCAGCGACTGCGAAAGGGAGGGCCGCAAGGCCCGGGCGCTGCGGGCGGAAGAGATCGAAACGATTATCGGGCAATTCGTGGCGGCGGCCAGACGCGCCCATGCGGCGGGGATGGACGGGGTGGAGCTACACGGCTGCCATGAGTACCTGCTCAACGAATTCACCTCGCCCACCTATAACACGCGCACGGACGCATACGCCGGGTATGCCCTGCCGCTGCGGGTACTGCGGGAGGTAAAGGACGCCCTGCCGGAGGACTTTATCGTAGGCTACCGCATGGGGGTAAACGATAACGACTTTGATGCGGGCGTAAAGCTGGCCCAGGCGCTGGAGCAGGCGGGGGCGGATTACTTGAGCGTATCGGCGGGGTTGGGGCCCGTGCCGGACTCCGTTCCGGAGGACTTTGGATACAACTGGTTCGTGTACGGCGCGTCTCTGGTGCACGCGGCGGTAAAGGTGCCGGTGGTGGCGGTCAATTCCATCCGCACGCCGGAGCAGGCAAAGGGCGTGATTACCCGCGACCTGGCGGATATCGTAGCGGTGGGCCGGGCCTTTTTGGCGGACGAAAACTTTGGCGCGCGGGCCCGGGCGGGGGAGCCGGTCAACCCCTGCTATGGCTGCCCCGGCGGGTGCAACTGGTTAAAAGGCCGGGACTGCCCGGCGCTTTTGAGGGCCAAAAGGAAGGAGAGGGACCATGTTTGAGGGTAAATTCGTCCAGGGGATGGAGGCGGCAAAGCCCGCGCTGGCGGTGCGCTGGGCCGTGTTTGTGGAGGAGCAGGGCTTTTCCGGCGATAAAGAGGTAGACGAGCACGACGCGCTGGCCCACCATGGGATGATTAACGTGGGCGGAAAGACGGTGGCGGCCGGCCGGCTGATCATGGAAAAGCCGGGGGTGCTGCGCATCGGGCGGATTGCGGTGCTGAAGGAATACCGGGGCCAGGGCTATGGGGATTTGATGGTGCGCATGCTGCTGGACCGGGCGCTGCGCTACGGGGCAAGGGAAATTTTGGTCAACGGCCAGGAGCGGGTGGCGGCGTTTTACGAGCGGTTCGGCTTTAAGCGCTGCGGCCCCAATTACGACGAGGAAGGCTGCCCCCACGTGCCCATGAGCGTGCAGGCGGAGGATGTGCGCTTCCCCAGCGCGTGCGGAGCACAGTAGCCTAGGCGGGGGCGAACAGTGAAGGAGGCAATGCAGATGGCCGAGGAAATGCTGACGATATATGACGATGATTTAAACCCCGTGGGCGAGCTGCCCCGGGCCCAGGCCCATGGTACGCAGCACTGGCACCGGGTGGTGCACGTGTGGCTGTACGGGACCTTCCGCAGGGAGAAATGCGTATTTTTGCAAAAGCGCGCGGCACAGAAAAAAACCTATCCCGGGTTTTACGACGCCGGCACCACCGGGCATATATCGGCCGGGGAGACGCCGGAGCAGGCCGCCCTGCGGGAGGTGCGCGAAGAGGTGGGCCTTGCGCTGCAGGCCCAGGATTTGACGGAGCTGGGCCAGTGCCGGGAGGACGAGGCGGGCGACCGGGAGGTGGCCACGGTATTTCTGGCCCGGGCAAGCGCGCAGGACTTTGCCCCCGGCGAGGAGGTCGAGGGGATGATCGCCATGCCGCTTGGCCGCTTTGAATCCCTGGTGCGGCGGGAAAAGGACGGGGCCGCGGCCCGCACGCTTAGCGGGGAGCGGGTGTTTTTGACCCGGGATAAGCTCTGCCGGCACCCGGAATCGGCCCTGCTGGCCATCAGGGCCCTGCAGGCGATCAAGGAGGAATAGTAAAATGGCAGATAAGCGGCAGATCCTCTTTTTAATGACCGATACCACCCGGTGGGATATGCTGGGCTGCTACGGCAATGCCGCCATGCACACCCCCAACTTGGACGCGCTGGCGGCGCGGGGCACCCGGTTTGAACGGGCCTATACCTGCCAGCCGGTGTGCGGGCCGGCCCGCAGCGCCATCTTTACCGGGCTTTACCCTCACTCCTGCGGCGGGTGGACCAACTCGGTGGCGCTGGCGGCGGACGTCAAGACCCTGGGGCAGCGGCTGACCGAGGCGGGCGTGCACTGCGGCTACATCGGCAAATGGCACCTGGACGGGGGCGATTACTTTGGCAACGGCGTCTGCCCCGAAGGGTGGGACGCGGATTACTGGTACGATATGCGCTGCTATTTGGAGGAACTGACCGAGGAGGAGCGGCGCTACTCCCGAGTGGAGGGCAACCCCGTAAAGCCCGAATTTACCTATGGCTACCGGGTGGCCGACCGGGCGGTGCGCTTTTTGCAGGAGAACGGCGGGGAGGACTTCTTTTTGACCGTCAGCCTGGATGAGCCTCACGGCCCCTCGCTCTGCCCCGAGCCCTTTGCCTCCATGTTTGAGAATTATCAGTTCCCCAAAAGCGCCAATGTGTGGGACGATCTGCAGAATAAGCCGCCCCACCAGCGGGCCTGGGCGGGGGAGAACCTGAAGCGGGATGCGGACGCGCTGAAGCTGACCCCGCGCTACCTTTTGGGCTGCAATGCCTTTGCCGACCAGCAGCTGGGCCGGGTGATCGATGCCGCGCGGGAGTTGGCGCCCGATGCGATGATCGTATTCACCTCGGATCACGGGGACTTTATCGGCTCCCACGCCTTAAGCGGCAAGGGCCCGGCGGGGTATGAGGAGATCTGCCACATCCCCCTGATCATAGCGGGCGGCGC
It encodes:
- a CDS encoding sulfatase-like hydrolase/transferase; the protein is MADKRQILFLMTDTTRWDMLGCYGNAAMHTPNLDALAARGTRFERAYTCQPVCGPARSAIFTGLYPHSCGGWTNSVALAADVKTLGQRLTEAGVHCGYIGKWHLDGGDYFGNGVCPEGWDADYWYDMRCYLEELTEEERRYSRVEGNPVKPEFTYGYRVADRAVRFLQENGGEDFFLTVSLDEPHGPSLCPEPFASMFENYQFPKSANVWDDLQNKPPHQRAWAGENLKRDADALKLTPRYLLGCNAFADQQLGRVIDAARELAPDAMIVFTSDHGDFIGSHALSGKGPAGYEEICHIPLIIAGGAALEGRVYPHPVSHIDLAPTLLHYMGVAAPTLPGHDLAPALAGGAEPVDEQVFFEFGRYEVDHDGFGGFQPMRAAFDGRYKLVVNLLSTDELYDLQEDPCEMENLIGREDTAAVRDALHDRILEMMNRTRDPFRGYYWERRPWRADARPATWAYTGYTRQKETEPGEARQLDYDTGMPMEEATRFKKV
- a CDS encoding oxidoreductase, yielding MNQLFETFTLKGRTAPNRLMLPPMLTRRDDRELNGRADAGHVAHYGARARGGAGLVVVECTAIAPEARLGRGELGLWEDGQIEGMAAIARAVKAAGSLCFVQLHHAGFKAAATVTDDLTAPSDCEREGRKARALRAEEIETIIGQFVAAARRAHAAGMDGVELHGCHEYLLNEFTSPTYNTRTDAYAGYALPLRVLREVKDALPEDFIVGYRMGVNDNDFDAGVKLAQALEQAGADYLSVSAGLGPVPDSVPEDFGYNWFVYGASLVHAAVKVPVVAVNSIRTPEQAKGVITRDLADIVAVGRAFLADENFGARARAGEPVNPCYGCPGGCNWLKGRDCPALLRAKRKERDHV
- a CDS encoding histidinol-phosphatase HisJ family protein, yielding MFDCHMHTHLSGDSQARLDEMCQAALQKGIGTLCTTEHVDIGHPDKETLFLCEPYREREQIERARERFAQLKILWGLEVGYMPATIVQTRLYAQRYELDYLLYSVHVAGEWDCYDKEYYEGLTRRQAYLRYLDAVIDSLDAWDGFDCMGHLGYIAKCAPYEDPALRLGDYREAVEAILQRLVRMGKGLEINTSSFPKTGGPMPEADILRRYREMGGEIATIGSDAHAPEAVGQHFKAALELARTAGFERLCYFEGRRPVFEPIDKMMAALR
- a CDS encoding DUF896 domain-containing protein; this translates as MEKINRINALAHKSRTQGLSEAEKQEQLALRAEYLQALRKNVSAMLDNVIIEEEDGTRHRPAKRKER
- a CDS encoding GNAT family N-acetyltransferase, whose amino-acid sequence is MFEGKFVQGMEAAKPALAVRWAVFVEEQGFSGDKEVDEHDALAHHGMINVGGKTVAAGRLIMEKPGVLRIGRIAVLKEYRGQGYGDLMVRMLLDRALRYGAREILVNGQERVAAFYERFGFKRCGPNYDEEGCPHVPMSVQAEDVRFPSACGAQ
- a CDS encoding NUDIX hydrolase — protein: MAEEMLTIYDDDLNPVGELPRAQAHGTQHWHRVVHVWLYGTFRREKCVFLQKRAAQKKTYPGFYDAGTTGHISAGETPEQAALREVREEVGLALQAQDLTELGQCREDEAGDREVATVFLARASAQDFAPGEEVEGMIAMPLGRFESLVRREKDGAAARTLSGERVFLTRDKLCRHPESALLAIRALQAIKEE
- a CDS encoding HelD family protein, with product MSLQDHPAYPQEQAHLQKTLSLIARETGLAREEERERREALEDTRRRSGEGAALMLHELQYRMTSQALHNLQLAAKAPYFTRVDFTQSGETAPTAYYIGKAGVLDSRTQTPWVIDWRAPLANLYYAGQLGQVSYRAPDGEIEGELSLKRLMTIQDGQLQTIFDTDVVAQDAYLQNVLGQSKDDRLKDIVSTIQREQNDIIRAPLRGPVVVQGAAGSGKTTIALHRIAYLLYVHRGELAPSQMLILAPSPLFLDYISAVLPELGVDQVRQWTFPQLCARLLGKDMPRLQTEDPLFTLLDPAAPQAQKQDLALAARLRGTLAFRDAVARYLEQVERSLPPKEGFTLEGQTVLSGEEVLRLYLQDLKPFPLKRRMEELKKPLRRRVSEMLGALIAAREERAAAMALLLRRTSPEDSPQRRAAMQRIYAQRDQAVHALREQIRVYPAAAAAALTPPRVMDAYIAFLSGPVPQGIDPQAWAALSRVALPALQAGRAAEEDLPALVLIRRYLYGLHEEMAIRHTVVDEAQDFSPFQFDLLRTLAGNSSFTLVGDLAQGIRAYRGTTAWREDLSAVFSDPAPAFLGLTTSYRSTVEIMRLAGTVCARRPYPGMVAAQPVLRHGEAPALFFVKPRALGGALAARIQRLLDEGYRTIAVIARDENECRPLHRALQKALGQPVQRLTPKDTHYAGGVMVVSAPLAKGLEFDAVLIPDVSAGRYPGSDLDARLLYVTMTRPLHRLYCYCTGELSPLLKAEDFEVEG